One Salinimonas marina DNA segment encodes these proteins:
- a CDS encoding sulfotransferase family 2 domain-containing protein has protein sequence MAYKIHPLWHLERLVSPARRSITFPHPKVTLLSHHIPKTAGSSLRVAFERALGRRHVYGVYANTGAAEMSSGQDIWVPRKATILHGHFRPHPNHTEMFPNALRAVWVRDPIERIWSLVGHLLSLKERHPHYNLMINSGLKADLDSQESIVHEMITTNVLNEFTRTYSSYFSAVPIETFSFVGSKHSFEEDLNRLSDMVGVNLKMLRINRRSDQSQPIPAKIRRLETYLPKEYEIVGDYL, from the coding sequence ATGGCTTATAAAATTCATCCCCTATGGCACTTAGAGAGGCTCGTGTCTCCAGCAAGACGCTCGATAACCTTTCCCCACCCCAAGGTCACTTTACTGTCCCATCATATACCGAAAACTGCAGGTAGCTCATTACGTGTAGCATTTGAGCGGGCACTTGGACGAAGACATGTCTACGGTGTGTATGCTAATACGGGAGCTGCCGAAATGTCTTCTGGGCAGGATATTTGGGTTCCTCGCAAGGCGACGATACTTCATGGGCATTTTCGGCCCCATCCTAACCATACAGAAATGTTCCCAAATGCACTAAGAGCGGTATGGGTTAGAGATCCAATTGAAAGAATCTGGTCATTGGTGGGGCACCTGCTTTCTTTAAAGGAAAGGCATCCCCACTATAACCTAATGATAAACTCGGGGCTTAAAGCAGATTTGGATTCTCAGGAAAGTATTGTGCATGAAATGATAACAACCAATGTGTTGAACGAATTCACCAGGACATATTCAAGTTATTTTTCTGCGGTGCCGATCGAAACCTTTTCTTTTGTCGGTTCAAAGCACTCGTTTGAAGAAGATTTAAACCGCTTGTCCGATATGGTCGGAGTTAATTTAAAGATGCTGCGTATAAATAGACGAAGTGACCAATCGCAGCCAATACCTGCTAAAATCCGGCGCCTCGAAACGTATCTTCCTAAAGAATACGAAATAGTAGGCGATTATTTATGA
- a CDS encoding glycosyltransferase family 2 protein translates to MKDSLLKAVKGAYGLLPEKSKTRLRRYHNLREWYGNKLRQSSIAYEVPPLRKIRRLHQLHLLSQKERLASPGSGQQTINVLVIGDKGYAETVKSLNRLNTNINTVYIDHAVCREGLHTALPVESRSAIDMGTYPLLVLQAGVMIYEDVLTASLNNTAAADITYFDAFTVNDQNKLQTYEFLPDWNPDLLLATGYIASAVLLKSDSTLNTFFVKENHIESALADAYLSGTDFTVNHEPLSFTYSHTRKANLDNLKSAIDRHHLQAENLTGKVLAVQWPLLSRPLVSLVIPTYNGKALVKACIDSILEKTTYQNYEILLVDNNSDEPASLEFFEQLNQHPRIRLLKYPHPFNYSAINNFAVKQAKGEIVGLVNNDIEVISPHWLEYMAAHAVREDIGCVGAKLLYTDGRIQHAGVVLGYGGGAGHAHKYFPRYHPGYMNRLLATQNYSAVTAACLLVKKSKYEEVGGLNEKELHVAFNDVDFCLRVAQSGVRNLYCAEAELFHHESVSRGLDITPEKAARFNKELNYLKTTWGHYIDHDPAYNPNLTLKRENFAIKAKEEY, encoded by the coding sequence ATGAAGGATTCCTTATTAAAAGCGGTAAAAGGTGCTTACGGCCTGTTGCCTGAAAAGTCGAAAACCAGGTTACGGCGTTATCACAACCTTCGCGAGTGGTATGGCAATAAGCTTCGGCAGTCCAGTATTGCCTATGAAGTTCCACCGCTAAGAAAAATCCGCCGGCTGCATCAGCTTCATCTGTTATCTCAAAAAGAGCGACTTGCTTCACCTGGTAGCGGCCAGCAAACGATTAATGTATTGGTGATTGGTGATAAGGGCTATGCCGAGACGGTGAAGTCGCTAAACCGCTTAAACACCAATATCAATACAGTGTATATCGACCACGCGGTTTGTCGGGAAGGGTTACATACCGCGTTGCCGGTGGAGTCGCGAAGCGCGATAGATATGGGGACTTACCCCTTACTGGTGCTGCAAGCCGGGGTAATGATTTACGAAGACGTGCTAACAGCATCATTAAATAATACCGCAGCCGCTGATATTACCTATTTTGATGCCTTTACGGTAAATGATCAGAATAAGCTGCAAACGTACGAGTTTTTGCCAGACTGGAACCCCGATCTGTTGCTCGCCACCGGATACATCGCTTCGGCAGTACTGTTAAAGTCAGATTCAACGCTTAATACTTTTTTTGTTAAGGAAAATCATATTGAGTCTGCCCTGGCGGATGCCTATTTGTCCGGTACGGATTTTACAGTGAACCATGAGCCACTGTCCTTTACGTATAGCCATACACGAAAAGCGAATCTTGATAACCTGAAAAGCGCCATTGACCGCCATCACTTACAGGCTGAAAATCTGACCGGAAAAGTGTTGGCGGTGCAGTGGCCGCTGTTATCCAGGCCACTGGTGTCTCTGGTTATCCCTACCTACAATGGCAAGGCGTTGGTTAAAGCCTGTATTGATTCAATCTTAGAAAAAACCACTTACCAGAACTACGAAATTCTGCTGGTAGATAACAATTCAGACGAGCCTGCAAGTCTGGAGTTTTTTGAGCAGCTAAATCAGCACCCCCGCATCAGACTACTGAAGTACCCGCACCCTTTTAACTACTCAGCCATCAATAATTTTGCCGTAAAACAGGCCAAAGGCGAAATCGTTGGTCTGGTGAATAACGATATTGAAGTTATCTCGCCTCACTGGCTTGAATATATGGCAGCCCATGCGGTACGTGAAGACATTGGCTGTGTCGGTGCTAAGTTATTGTATACCGATGGCCGGATTCAACACGCCGGGGTCGTTTTAGGCTATGGCGGCGGGGCGGGGCACGCGCATAAGTATTTTCCTCGCTACCATCCGGGCTACATGAATCGATTGCTTGCGACTCAAAATTACAGTGCGGTTACCGCTGCCTGCTTATTGGTGAAAAAATCAAAGTATGAAGAAGTGGGTGGCTTAAACGAAAAAGAGTTGCACGTCGCCTTTAATGATGTGGATTTTTGTCTGCGGGTGGCGCAGTCCGGGGTGCGTAATCTTTACTGCGCCGAAGCTGAACTGTTTCATCATGAATCGGTGTCCCGTGGTTTGGATATCACCCCTGAAAAGGCGGCACGCTTTAATAAAGAGCTGAATTATCTAAAAACCACCTGGGGTCACTATATCGATCACGACCCGGCTTACAATCCAAATCTGACGCTAAAGCGGGAGAATTTTGCCATAAAAGCAAAAGAGGAATATTAG
- the rfbA gene encoding glucose-1-phosphate thymidylyltransferase RfbA yields the protein MRKGIILAGGSGTRLHPLTTVVSKQLMPVYDKPMIFYPLSTLMMSGIRDILIITTPQEQSRFIELIGDGSALGMNIQYAVQESPDGLAQAFLIGEEFIGNASCTLVLGDNIYYGHDLKLSLQSAFKQEYGATVFGYHVNDPERYGVVDFDDNWNALSIEEKPQKAKSNYAVTGLYYYDNRVVDFAKEVKPSSRGELEITDLNNLYLQDGSLKVELMGRGSAWLDTGTLDSLLDAANFVAAIEKRQGLKVCCPEEVAYRMGYIDAAQLEKLAAPLIKSGYGDYLLKVINDRVK from the coding sequence ATGAGAAAAGGAATAATCCTCGCAGGCGGTTCTGGCACGCGATTGCATCCTCTTACTACGGTAGTCAGCAAACAGCTTATGCCGGTTTACGACAAACCGATGATCTTTTACCCCTTATCCACGCTGATGATGTCAGGTATTCGCGATATTCTGATCATCACCACTCCGCAAGAGCAATCCAGGTTTATTGAACTGATTGGAGATGGGTCCGCGCTGGGGATGAATATTCAGTATGCGGTACAAGAAAGCCCCGATGGACTCGCGCAGGCATTTCTAATTGGCGAAGAGTTTATCGGCAATGCCAGCTGTACGCTGGTGCTGGGCGACAACATCTATTATGGGCATGACCTTAAACTGTCGTTACAAAGTGCGTTTAAGCAGGAGTATGGGGCGACGGTTTTCGGCTATCACGTCAATGATCCGGAGCGCTATGGTGTGGTGGATTTTGATGATAACTGGAATGCGCTGTCGATTGAAGAAAAGCCTCAAAAAGCAAAATCTAACTATGCCGTCACGGGTCTTTATTATTACGACAACCGGGTCGTCGATTTTGCCAAAGAAGTAAAACCCTCCTCCCGCGGCGAGCTGGAAATTACCGACCTGAACAATCTGTATCTGCAGGATGGCTCCTTGAAAGTAGAGTTGATGGGACGCGGATCGGCCTGGCTGGATACCGGTACCCTGGATAGTCTGCTAGATGCGGCCAACTTTGTGGCTGCTATAGAAAAACGCCAGGGACTCAAAGTTTGTTGCCCCGAAGAGGTGGCGTACCGTATGGGCTATATCGATGCCGCCCAATTAGAAAAGCTCGCTGCCCCCTTAATAAAAAGCGGGTATGGCGACTATCTGCTTAAGGTCATCAACGATCGCGTTAAATAA
- the rfbC gene encoding dTDP-4-dehydrorhamnose 3,5-epimerase — MQVIKTDIPDVKIIQPKVFGDERGFFMETFRTDWFQKECAEVEFVQDNHSKSRQGILRGLHYQLEHTQGKLVRVTSGEVFDVAVDMRKQSATFGQWVGVMLSAENNRQLWVPAGFAHGFYVTSDSAEFVYKCTDYYHPESEISVKYDDPALGIKWPLVDGKAPSLSAKDEAGLAFIDAPTF, encoded by the coding sequence ATGCAAGTAATCAAAACAGACATTCCGGATGTAAAAATCATCCAGCCAAAGGTCTTTGGCGATGAGCGTGGTTTCTTCATGGAAACCTTTCGCACCGATTGGTTTCAAAAGGAATGCGCCGAAGTCGAATTTGTACAGGACAATCACTCTAAGTCGCGCCAGGGAATTTTGCGTGGCCTGCATTATCAGCTGGAACACACACAGGGCAAATTAGTGCGCGTCACCAGTGGTGAAGTATTTGATGTGGCGGTGGACATGCGTAAACAATCGGCAACGTTCGGTCAGTGGGTTGGGGTGATGCTTTCAGCAGAAAATAACCGGCAACTTTGGGTACCCGCCGGATTTGCCCATGGCTTCTATGTTACCAGCGATTCAGCAGAGTTTGTGTACAAGTGTACAGACTATTACCACCCCGAGTCTGAAATTTCAGTGAAGTATGATGATCCAGCGCTGGGGATCAAATGGCCTTTGGTCGATGGTAAAGCCCCTTCGTTATCTGCAAAAGATGAAGCCGGTCTGGCTTTCATCGACGCCCCGACGTTTTAA
- the rfbD gene encoding dTDP-4-dehydrorhamnose reductase, which yields MKIVVIGKSGQLAQELQHLLPESASFLGRKDIDLTDYDRLSSTLDTLAPQVIINASAYTAVDKAESEPKAARLINTQGVENLARYCKAADAFMVHVSTDYVFNGHKGVPYTPDDAIEPQGVYGKTKADGEKALLELLPQQSCLLRTAWVYSVHGNNFVKTMLTLMDTKPQLGVIDDQIGTPTWARGLAEACVFAAQNRTQGVYHWTDEGVASWYDFAHAIQELAVQKGLLETAIPIKPIPSSQYPTPAKRPHYSVLDKTATRATFSAITPRHWRTQLAEMLDAL from the coding sequence GTGAAGATTGTCGTCATAGGAAAGTCTGGCCAACTGGCACAAGAATTACAGCACCTTTTGCCTGAATCGGCGTCTTTTTTAGGTCGCAAAGATATCGATCTTACCGATTATGATCGCCTGTCATCTACCCTCGATACATTGGCCCCGCAGGTGATTATTAACGCCTCAGCCTATACGGCGGTAGACAAAGCAGAGTCCGAACCCAAAGCCGCGCGCCTGATAAATACACAAGGGGTCGAAAATCTGGCTCGTTACTGTAAAGCCGCCGATGCTTTTATGGTGCACGTATCCACTGACTATGTGTTCAATGGGCATAAAGGTGTACCTTATACCCCTGATGACGCTATTGAGCCGCAGGGGGTTTACGGAAAAACCAAGGCTGATGGGGAAAAAGCATTGTTAGAACTTTTACCGCAACAAAGCTGTTTACTACGTACCGCCTGGGTTTATTCGGTACATGGCAATAATTTTGTAAAAACCATGCTCACCTTAATGGACACAAAACCCCAACTGGGGGTTATCGATGATCAGATAGGTACGCCGACATGGGCCCGCGGCCTGGCCGAAGCCTGTGTATTTGCTGCACAGAACCGGACCCAGGGGGTTTACCACTGGACCGATGAAGGGGTAGCCAGTTGGTACGATTTTGCTCACGCCATACAGGAACTCGCGGTGCAAAAGGGGTTGCTGGAAACAGCTATCCCCATAAAGCCTATTCCCTCTTCGCAATATCCCACGCCGGCCAAACGTCCTCATTATAGTGTGCTGGACAAGACCGCTACCCGAGCAACGTTTAGTGCAATTACGCCGCGTCATTGGCGAACGCAACTGGCCGAAATGCTTGATGCACTTTAA
- the rfbB gene encoding dTDP-glucose 4,6-dehydratase, whose translation MNKTILVTGGAGFIGSAVVRHLINDTTHTVINLDKLTYAGNLESLHSVDSDSRYHFEQIDICDAEGVRSVLEQYQPDIIMHLAAESHVDRSIDGPGEFIQTNVVGTYTLLEQARAYWSGLTGQKRESFKFHHISTDEVYGDLPHPDEVDSGTELPLFTETTPYAPSSPYSASKASSDQLVRSWLRTYNLPTLVTNCSNNYGPYHFPEKLIPLVILNALAGKPLPVYGKGNQIRDWLYVEDHARALVLVALKGKIGETYNIGGHNEKQNLEVVNTICSILDEVKPKEVPYAEQITYVQDRPGHDMRYAIDASKIERELGWSPQETFESGIRKTIEWYLNNESWWQAVQDGSYQGERLGAGN comes from the coding sequence ATGAACAAAACCATTCTTGTAACTGGCGGCGCGGGCTTTATCGGCTCAGCAGTGGTGCGCCATCTTATTAATGACACCACACATACCGTTATTAACCTTGATAAGCTAACGTATGCGGGCAATCTTGAGTCGTTGCATAGTGTGGATTCGGATAGCCGTTACCACTTTGAGCAGATTGACATTTGTGACGCCGAGGGCGTTCGTTCGGTTTTAGAGCAATACCAGCCTGATATTATTATGCACCTGGCGGCAGAGTCTCATGTAGATCGTTCAATCGATGGTCCGGGTGAGTTTATTCAGACCAATGTGGTGGGTACCTATACATTACTTGAACAGGCACGAGCTTACTGGAGTGGGCTAACGGGCCAGAAACGTGAGAGTTTTAAGTTTCATCATATTTCCACCGACGAAGTGTATGGTGATTTACCCCATCCTGATGAAGTGGACTCAGGTACCGAATTACCGCTGTTTACTGAAACAACCCCGTATGCGCCAAGCTCGCCGTACTCAGCTTCTAAGGCGTCTTCAGATCAATTGGTGCGCTCATGGTTGCGAACCTATAATTTGCCTACGCTTGTCACCAATTGCTCGAACAACTATGGACCTTATCATTTTCCGGAAAAGCTGATTCCCTTGGTGATTCTTAATGCATTGGCCGGCAAACCCTTACCCGTGTACGGTAAAGGCAACCAGATCCGGGATTGGTTATATGTAGAAGATCACGCCCGGGCCCTGGTGCTGGTGGCTTTAAAAGGCAAAATCGGCGAAACCTATAATATCGGCGGGCACAATGAAAAGCAGAATCTGGAAGTTGTGAACACCATATGTTCGATTCTGGATGAAGTAAAACCCAAAGAAGTACCGTACGCCGAGCAAATCACCTATGTGCAGGACCGGCCCGGCCACGATATGCGCTATGCCATCGATGCTTCTAAAATTGAGCGGGAACTTGGTTGGTCTCCCCAGGAAACTTTTGAGTCAGGTATACGCAAAACCATCGAATGGTATCTGAATAATGAAAGCTGGTGGCAGGCGGTACAGGATGGTAGCTATCAGGGGGAGAGGCTAGGGGCAGGAAATTAG
- a CDS encoding YkgJ family cysteine cluster protein: MQKLRELSNQVQVVFGAISKQFSKFQNERQLPCPAECGACCNKPDIEVTVLEMLPLALHLFDKGNAEELLVSLQAESGFACKFFQRTALDGSRGGCSVYDFRPGVCRMFGVGGYTTKTGMATLSICSRLKEMMPTQYAEALIFTTQQRPPMMAEWQSRLTQLDFRMGTKRLPINLAVAKALEHVLTAGYYSDLENEPIIAA, encoded by the coding sequence ATGCAAAAGTTGCGTGAGTTATCAAATCAAGTCCAGGTTGTTTTCGGTGCAATTTCCAAGCAATTTTCGAAGTTTCAGAATGAACGCCAGTTGCCATGTCCGGCGGAGTGCGGCGCGTGTTGTAATAAACCAGATATAGAAGTGACGGTATTAGAAATGTTGCCACTGGCGCTTCATTTATTCGATAAGGGGAATGCGGAGGAGCTATTAGTTTCGTTACAAGCTGAGTCAGGCTTTGCCTGCAAATTTTTTCAGCGCACAGCTTTGGATGGAAGTCGCGGCGGGTGTTCCGTGTACGACTTTCGCCCCGGCGTTTGTCGTATGTTTGGGGTCGGGGGGTATACAACTAAAACCGGAATGGCAACATTGTCGATTTGTAGCCGGCTCAAAGAGATGATGCCTACGCAGTATGCCGAAGCGTTAATTTTTACAACTCAGCAAAGGCCACCAATGATGGCTGAGTGGCAGTCTCGGTTAACGCAACTGGATTTTCGCATGGGCACTAAGCGTTTACCAATAAACCTAGCCGTAGCTAAAGCATTGGAGCATGTTTTAACAGCTGGCTATTATTCTGATCTTGAAAATGAACCTATTATTGCCGCTTAA
- a CDS encoding IS110 family RNA-guided transposase, whose protein sequence is MNRDHLNNQLTLGVDTHLTSHVAVLIDNIGKVVDTQEFPVCYIGYEKLFNWAKSFGNIRQAGLEGTGTYGAGLCKFLEEKGLKVFEVNRPNRAKRRLRGKSDPTDAENAARSVLANESTAIPKSHDGIVEALRYLVVARKSAVKARTQAINQIRALLVTAPEQVRVACYVPSTRLCIAACKQIQSNDSDVRLRTLAAMLNLLADRWLRLTEELRLIGKRLTELTKSTACHLLEQFGVGPYVAATLMVTAGDNPTRLHKESSFAALCGVNPLEASSGKTQRHRLNRGGSRDANNALWTVALIRMRSDPRTRVYAAKRTAEGKSIKEIQRCLKRYIARELYPIMVSDLSILT, encoded by the coding sequence ATGAACCGTGATCATTTAAATAATCAACTCACCCTCGGAGTTGATACTCACCTTACTAGCCATGTTGCTGTTCTAATTGATAATATTGGTAAGGTTGTCGATACGCAGGAGTTTCCGGTCTGTTATATTGGATATGAGAAGCTTTTCAACTGGGCAAAATCATTTGGAAATATTAGACAGGCTGGACTGGAGGGAACCGGCACTTACGGTGCTGGTCTTTGCAAGTTCCTAGAGGAAAAGGGTTTGAAAGTCTTTGAAGTCAATCGGCCAAACAGGGCGAAACGTCGACTCAGAGGAAAATCAGATCCCACTGACGCTGAGAATGCAGCGCGCTCAGTCCTGGCGAATGAGTCAACAGCCATCCCTAAGTCACATGATGGAATTGTCGAAGCCTTGAGGTATCTTGTTGTCGCCCGGAAAAGCGCTGTTAAAGCCCGTACTCAGGCCATCAATCAAATCAGAGCGCTTCTAGTCACAGCCCCTGAGCAAGTTAGGGTAGCATGTTATGTCCCATCGACCCGTCTATGTATAGCTGCTTGTAAACAAATTCAGAGCAACGACAGTGATGTGCGGTTAAGAACTTTAGCGGCAATGCTCAATCTACTAGCCGATCGTTGGCTTAGGCTAACTGAAGAACTCAGACTAATAGGAAAACGTCTGACAGAGCTGACAAAATCAACAGCCTGCCACTTACTTGAACAATTTGGTGTTGGCCCATACGTCGCTGCAACTCTCATGGTCACAGCCGGTGATAATCCGACCCGGCTTCATAAAGAGTCTTCATTTGCGGCGCTGTGTGGTGTAAATCCGCTAGAAGCATCATCAGGTAAAACTCAACGTCATCGTCTTAACCGAGGCGGCTCAAGGGATGCTAATAATGCGCTATGGACAGTAGCCCTCATTAGGATGCGAAGTGACCCAAGGACGAGGGTTTATGCGGCTAAGCGAACAGCTGAGGGTAAATCAATTAAAGAGATCCAACGATGTCTCAAACGCTACATTGCTAGAGAGCTTTACCCGATAATGGTATCCGATCTATCCATACTAACGTGA
- the murB gene encoding UDP-N-acetylmuramate dehydrogenase, whose translation MLGLSSYHSFHLSSCCESLIAFENVEQLRAALNNASRYYLLGEGSNTLFVEDFAGTVLVNKIKGISSTTTETAVHLQVGAGENWHKLVTYALENGYHGMENLALIPGSVGACPIQNIGAYGIEVADFIESVECINLATFETQQLTHEQCQFGYRDSIFKHSLAGKVVITQVNFKLPTNYTPVTTYGELAALNNPGPQDIYDEVIRVRQKKLPDPAVLGNAGSFFKNPIIGLGQYEQLLNIHPGLPAYKVDDHRMKVPAAWLIDKLGFKGKTLGEVRCHPTQPLVLTNLGNACGEEVLQMARQIISSVKQRFAIELEPEVRLIAKHGLTTL comes from the coding sequence GTGCTTGGTCTTTCCTCCTATCATTCGTTTCATCTTTCCAGCTGTTGTGAATCGCTGATTGCTTTTGAAAATGTCGAGCAGCTTCGTGCAGCGCTTAATAATGCCTCTCGATACTATTTATTAGGGGAGGGCAGCAATACTTTATTTGTTGAGGACTTCGCCGGCACTGTACTGGTGAATAAAATTAAAGGTATTAGCAGTACTACCACCGAAACAGCTGTGCACTTACAGGTAGGCGCAGGTGAAAACTGGCACAAACTGGTGACCTATGCCCTAGAAAACGGTTATCACGGCATGGAAAACCTGGCGCTGATCCCTGGCTCAGTCGGTGCCTGCCCTATTCAAAACATCGGTGCCTATGGGATAGAAGTTGCCGATTTTATCGAATCAGTTGAATGCATCAATCTGGCTACCTTTGAAACTCAGCAATTAACTCATGAGCAATGTCAGTTTGGCTACCGTGACAGTATCTTCAAACATAGCCTGGCCGGTAAAGTGGTTATTACTCAGGTAAACTTTAAATTGCCCACAAATTATACGCCAGTGACCACCTATGGTGAGCTGGCAGCGTTAAATAACCCTGGGCCTCAGGATATTTATGATGAAGTTATACGGGTACGGCAAAAAAAGTTGCCGGATCCCGCTGTGCTTGGCAACGCCGGAAGCTTTTTCAAAAACCCCATTATTGGGCTTGGGCAATATGAACAATTACTAAACATCCACCCTGGGCTTCCCGCTTACAAAGTCGACGACCATCGTATGAAAGTTCCGGCAGCCTGGTTAATTGATAAGCTTGGATTTAAAGGCAAAACGCTGGGTGAGGTGCGCTGTCATCCTACTCAGCCGTTGGTATTGACCAATCTGGGTAACGCCTGTGGCGAGGAGGTCTTACAGATGGCACGGCAAATAATCAGCTCAGTGAAACAACGGTTTGCCATTGAGCTGGAACCTGAGGTGCGTTTGATTGCAAAACATGGACTGACCACGCTATGA
- the birA gene encoding bifunctional biotin--[acetyl-CoA-carboxylase] ligase/biotin operon repressor BirA: MKQASKLIRQQILALLADGQFHSGEVIAQQVGLSRTAVAGHISQLSDWGLDVFKVKGKGYRLNRPFTLLNAEHIKKHQNKNRLAVINVAPVLESTNSELKKRIANSREELANGDTVLAEIQTAGRGRHGRQWLAPVGGSLTFSMYWSFPDGYQSMTGLSLLVGVAICEALQTMGVDDAQVKWPNDIYLGHKKLAGILIEVEGQIGATAHCVIGVGLNVYVPADEFDVGQPHTDLAAVLGSEPDRNELAAKVIASLWEHLDGFAAHGFDRYVPIWESLDIFADKKIVLQMGEKRFCGVDRGVDASGALLVETEDGITRFHGGEVSLRGY; this comes from the coding sequence ATGAAACAAGCATCCAAATTAATTCGCCAGCAAATACTGGCGCTCCTGGCAGATGGGCAGTTTCACTCTGGTGAGGTAATTGCGCAACAGGTGGGCTTATCGCGAACCGCTGTCGCGGGGCATATCAGTCAGCTTTCTGACTGGGGGCTGGATGTTTTTAAAGTAAAGGGCAAGGGCTACCGCCTTAATCGTCCGTTTACTTTATTAAATGCCGAGCACATTAAAAAACATCAGAATAAAAACCGGCTGGCAGTGATTAATGTGGCACCGGTGTTAGAGTCGACTAATTCAGAGCTGAAAAAACGTATCGCCAATTCCAGAGAAGAACTGGCCAACGGTGATACCGTGCTGGCTGAGATTCAAACCGCGGGGCGGGGACGTCACGGTCGGCAATGGCTGGCTCCGGTTGGCGGTAGCCTGACATTTTCAATGTATTGGTCGTTTCCGGACGGCTATCAAAGCATGACAGGGCTGTCACTATTAGTAGGGGTGGCCATTTGTGAAGCATTACAAACCATGGGCGTTGATGATGCTCAGGTAAAATGGCCAAACGACATTTATCTAGGGCATAAAAAGCTGGCTGGTATTTTGATTGAGGTTGAAGGCCAAATCGGGGCCACTGCCCATTGTGTAATTGGAGTGGGCCTGAATGTCTATGTGCCGGCCGATGAGTTCGATGTGGGTCAGCCACATACTGATTTAGCGGCCGTGCTGGGCAGCGAACCCGACCGCAACGAACTGGCCGCGAAAGTGATTGCTTCCCTTTGGGAGCATCTTGATGGGTTTGCCGCCCATGGATTTGACAGATATGTGCCTATTTGGGAGTCGCTGGATATCTTTGCTGATAAAAAGATTGTGCTGCAGATGGGAGAAAAACGCTTTTGCGGGGTAGATCGCGGTGTCGATGCCAGCGGGGCGTTGCTAGTAGAAACTGAAGATGGCATCACCCGCTTTCACGGTGGCGAGGTAAGTCTGCGTGGTTACTGA
- a CDS encoding type III pantothenate kinase, whose product MVTEKSVLLVDAGNTQLKYVSLAQYKKHIFCADSAASLFNVLSEDPLPTHIFLCNVGKALIETHFIEFCQQSRIELHIIRTEECRFGLQNSYINVSKMGSDRWLAMIAAQEMTTQPYAVIDIGTALTCDFVEDGQHLGGWIVPGFALMQKSLVENTSKVSIDSRIPSDFGVGQDTEICVAMGCQAAVRGVYLSAVDYLSSKQSSFSIIIGGGGKNMLAFAESDGSILVANLVVHGLARYARSLLPALVSDR is encoded by the coding sequence GTGGTTACTGAAAAATCAGTGCTGTTGGTCGACGCTGGCAATACTCAGCTAAAATATGTCAGCCTGGCGCAATATAAAAAGCATATTTTTTGCGCCGACTCTGCCGCCAGCTTGTTTAATGTGCTTAGTGAAGACCCCCTACCGACCCATATTTTTTTATGTAATGTGGGAAAAGCATTAATTGAAACGCATTTTATTGAGTTTTGTCAGCAGTCCAGGATTGAGCTTCATATCATTCGCACGGAAGAATGTCGTTTTGGGCTACAAAATAGCTATATAAATGTAAGTAAAATGGGCAGCGATCGGTGGTTGGCCATGATCGCCGCACAAGAAATGACCACTCAACCCTATGCGGTAATAGATATTGGTACGGCACTAACCTGTGATTTTGTGGAAGATGGTCAACATTTAGGCGGTTGGATCGTTCCGGGTTTTGCCTTGATGCAAAAAAGCCTGGTTGAAAACACCTCCAAAGTGAGTATCGATTCGCGTATTCCTTCGGATTTTGGAGTAGGGCAGGATACTGAAATATGTGTCGCTATGGGATGCCAGGCGGCGGTGCGTGGTGTTTATTTGAGCGCCGTTGATTATTTGTCGAGCAAACAGTCTTCATTTTCGATAATTATCGGTGGTGGGGGCAAAAACATGCTTGCATTTGCTGAATCTGATGGTAGCATCCTCGTCGCGAATTTGGTGGTGCATGGCCTTGCCCGCTACGCCAGAAGTTTACTTCCGGCGCTGGTTTCCGACCGATGA